A genomic window from Candidatus Omnitrophota bacterium includes:
- a CDS encoding N4-gp56 family major capsid protein — protein MADTQFLTGNAATITKWSAILMKQALKQMYLSKFSSTKDSSIFQVKSELTKAKGDKITFGLRMKLSGAGVTGDSDIETAEEAMVFYDDQVVVDLRMNAVKAAGKMTLQRTAYNIKAEAKDALADWAAEILDEDMVYALSGIANAAGTIAVNAPSTNRVWYGGQTSAGVVTANLASDAAITSSTDHLFGTKVISLIKRKAKAASPKIRPVMVDGKEMYVILISPLQNKSLRADADWLNAQRNANWRGSKNPIFDGADGVWDNVVVHEYDRILTRALGESFEAGDVCGIATARALFCGAQAGVIGWAQYLAWYEKMFQYGRVPGVATDMIYGVKKTEYNSEDFGVIAVDTAIVED, from the coding sequence ATGGCAGATACACAATTTTTGACAGGGAATGCCGCGACTATCACAAAATGGTCAGCGATTCTTATGAAGCAGGCGCTCAAGCAGATGTATTTGAGCAAATTTTCAAGCACGAAAGATTCATCCATTTTTCAGGTAAAATCTGAACTCACCAAAGCGAAGGGCGACAAAATCACCTTCGGTCTGCGGATGAAACTCTCCGGTGCCGGCGTTACAGGAGATTCCGACATCGAGACAGCCGAGGAGGCGATGGTATTCTATGACGATCAGGTCGTTGTTGACCTACGTATGAATGCCGTTAAGGCCGCCGGTAAGATGACGTTGCAGAGGACTGCATACAACATCAAAGCGGAAGCCAAAGACGCACTCGCTGACTGGGCTGCTGAAATTCTTGATGAAGACATGGTTTACGCCCTTTCCGGCATTGCCAATGCCGCCGGAACGATTGCCGTCAACGCCCCGAGCACAAACCGTGTGTGGTACGGCGGGCAGACTTCCGCGGGCGTGGTAACAGCAAACCTTGCCTCTGACGCTGCTATAACCAGCTCAACCGACCATTTGTTCGGAACGAAGGTTATATCGCTCATCAAGAGAAAAGCGAAAGCCGCAAGTCCGAAAATCAGACCTGTCATGGTCGACGGAAAAGAAATGTACGTGATACTCATCAGCCCGCTTCAGAACAAATCTCTGCGGGCAGACGCCGACTGGCTGAACGCGCAGCGTAATGCCAACTGGAGAGGGAGCAAGAATCCTATCTTCGATGGCGCTGACGGAGTATGGGACAACGTCGTTGTTCATGAGTACGACCGAATTCTCACAAGAGCTTTGGGCGAATCTTTTGAAGCCGGCGACGTATGTGGTATTGCCACAGCCCGCGCACTTTTCTGCGGAGCACAGGCCGGAGTTATCGGCTGGGCGCAGTATCTGGCGTGGTATGAGAAAATGTTCCAGTACGGCAGAGTGCCTGGCGTAGCCACGGACATGATCTATGGCGTAAAGAAAACAGAGTACAACAGCGAAGACTTCGGAGTCATAGCCGTTGACACTGCAATCGTAGAGGACTAA